TATAACCCGAATAATTAACCAACCAAGTTGATGAGAATGAGAGACCTGAGATGCTTGACGAGGGTTGGTAGTGTCGATGGAAAGAGCAGGAAGGACGTTGAAGCCAGTCAAGTGCTCGACGTAGAATCCCAAAGGAGAGACCCCGACGACTTGTACGGAGGCGAGATCGACGGGAAGCGGCGATGGCGATAAGACAGCGTTCGTGGGGTTGTCCGACATTCCCTGCCCCACCAGCGGCTGGTCCATCACCACCTTGATTCCCAAAGATTTCAGGTGGTCGGCCGGCCCGATTCCACTCAACATCAGCAACTGTGGGCTCCCTAACGCTCCGGCCGCCAATATAACCTCACCGGCGCCACCCTTCAGATACGCCCTGTGCTTCTTCCCCAACGCGTCCTTGTAAATCACTCCATGTGCTCGTGCTCTGCTTCCTCCTCCTGTCATGATTTGGGATTTTGCTAGCTTTAATTTAAGAGTTTTAGCGTACGTAAGTAAGTTGAAAACATAGTAATTAAGTGCTGATTAGTTACTTTTTTTCTGCAACAATATCCGGTGGACGGTGGCGCGCAAGAGCACGGTGAGCCTTCTCGGGTTGGCGTACCGGAGAAGGTCGGCGGCGGTGTGCCGGTGGCCGGTCGGGTCAAAGATGGAGCCTCCGATCTTGGTCCCATTGAGGTGTTCGTAGGTGAAGCCATTGTCCGGCGTCAGGCCGGCCTCCACCAGCGCGTCCTTCAGCGCCGCCGTCCAATTCACCGGCCGCGCCTCGAAGGCGACCACCTCCTCGACCCACTCGTAGGCCTCCCGCACCTGCCGCGCGTCCCAGCCCATGCTCTCGACCTCCTGCGCGCTCGCGCGGGAGTAGAAACCCGCGTTGATGCAGGAGCCGCCGCCCAGGACGCGGGCCCGCGAGTTGATGACGCCGTCCTCGGAGACGAAGCGCTGCACGGGCCCTTCCGGGGAGAGGTCCCCGAGGTTGTCCACCATGGACGCCAAGTTCGATATGTTGAGGTTTCCGTAGGGGGAGCCGCCTCGCTCGAGGACCAGCACGTCGAATCCCTCCGACAGCGTGGCGGCCATGGGACAGCCGGCGGTGCCGCCACCGACAACGATGTAGTCGTGGTA
This window of the Zingiber officinale cultivar Zhangliang chromosome 3B, Zo_v1.1, whole genome shotgun sequence genome carries:
- the LOC122056504 gene encoding protein HOTHEAD-like encodes the protein MEFAWLVLLTQLSLLFFFGCCDRDDPNYAFVKHSSGAPPVSYHDYIVVGGGTAGCPMAATLSEGFDVLVLERGGSPYGNLNISNLASMVDNLGDLSPEGPVQRFVSEDGVINSRARVLGGGSCINAGFYSRASAQEVESMGWDARQVREAYEWVEEVVAFEARPVNWTAALKDALVEAGLTPDNGFTYEHLNGTKIGGSIFDPTGHRHTAADLLRYANPRRLTVLLRATVHRILLQKKRGGSRARAHGVIYKDALGKKHRAYLKGGAGEVILAAGALGSPQLLMLSGIGPADHLKSLGIKVVMDQPLVGQGMSDNPTNAVLSPSPLPVDLASVQVVGVSPLGFYVEHLTGFNVLPALSIDTTNPRQASQVFFGASAVDDESGTIGVTFQGGLIVEKVARPLSRGYLKLKNRNPSENPSVTFNYFAAPEDVEVCVESLKTIQRAIQSEALAKYRYPDLTIDDLVDISANLIVNERPRQATYNSTNLDQYCKDVVLTIWHFHGGCLVGQVVDRENRVLGVDALRVIDGSTFSFSPGTNPQATVMMMGRYMGLKLLNKRLGRKNMH